The nucleotide sequence GTCGAGGGCATCGAAACCAACGAGCAGCTCGAACTCATCAGCGCCGAAGGAACGGTCACCGAAGCGCAGGGCTTCCTGTTCAGTCGTCCGGTTCCTGCGCCCCGCGTGCGTGAGCTGTTGAAGGCATCGCACGGTGCCTCGACTAAGGGTGTCATTCCGCTGCGGCAGACATTGCGCTGATATTCGCCCCGGCGATCCACACGCCTTCTTCATCCGACATGGCCGCAATGCAGGTAACAGCTTTGATCGTTGACACGGGTTAAGGTTAACTCCTGCAACACTTTGCGATTTTGTTAAGAAGGTATTAACCTCTGTTCATGTGGCGCGGTACTGTCGTATCGCTCGTCGGAGCATCGAAAATGGTCTCTGCTGTCCGAACGACCGGCCGTTCGTCGGAACGGTTAAGCTATCCGCTCGAAGCCGTTGATTATAAACTTGCCGAAACCCAAGCCGACAAAGAACAGGTCTATCGTCTGCGTTATCGCGCCTACCTGCGCGAAGGGACGATCGAGCCCAACGCAGCGCAGATGGTTCAGGACCAGTACGACGAGCTTCCGAACTCCTGGAACTTCGGTGTGTACCGCGATGGCGTGTTGATGAGCTCGCTGAGGATCACCGTGTCCTCGCCGGAAATGCCGACCTGTCCGTCGCTTGGGGTATTTCCCGATTTGCTCGAGCCCGAAATCGACAAGGGGCGTGTGCTGGTGGATCCGACGCGGTTCGTTGCGGACCCCGATCGTGAAGCTCGCTGCCCCGAGTTGCCCTACATCACGCTGCGCCTTGCCTATATGGCCTGCGAGTATTTTGCGGCGGATATCGGACTGGCGAGCGTTCGCGCCGAGCATCAGGCATTCTACCGCCGCGTGTTCCTGCACAAGTCGATCAGCGAGCCGCGGGACTATCCCAGTCTCACCAAGCCAATCTGTCTGATGGCGGTCGATTATCCGGCGATGCGCGAACGGGTTTACGAGCGCTATCCCTATTTCCGCTCAAGCTTCTTCGAGCGGCGCAAGCTGTTCGAGCGCAGCCAGTCGCCGATGGAAGCCGCACCGGTTCTCACCCTGCCGCAGTTTCCGTTCGCGCAGGCGACCATCGCCCCGCGGGCCTGAGGCGTCTCCAGCAGGAGATTTCCGCGAAACAGCCGGAATCCCTATCAAATAAAGGGCTCCAGCCAGTGGCTGGGGCCCTTTTTGCCTGGCGCATTCACCGTCGCGCCATATTCATCCCGCATTAACCATCGGCATCGGTTTTGCCGGATGTGTGGCATTTGAGCGTGTCCGGCAACGCCTCATCAAGGTTGACGGAACGTTCGCTTAACCAAGCCGCTGTAGACCGGACCAGTCCTTTACTAACCAGAGCGTGGAGGCTCCGGAATGAAACATCAGATGCGTATCCTCCAGGGATTGAAGCTGGCTGCGGTCTTGGCTGTGGCGCTTTCAATGGGCGCTTGCGCCAACAAAACCGGAGTCGGCGGCGATGCCATGGCGAGCGCGGCGGTGCCGGGCAGCCAGCAGGATTTCGTGGTCAATGTCGGCGACCGCGTGTTCTTCGAGAGCGATCAGACCGAACTGTCGCCGCAGGCCATCGCGACCCTCGACAAGCAGGCGCAGTGGCTGCAGCAGTACAACCGCTATGCCTTCACGATCGAAGGTCACGCCGACGAGCGCGGCACCCGCGAGTACAACATCGCGCTCGGCGCAAAGCGCGCGCAGTCGGTTCGCAGCTTCCTCGCGTCGCGCGGCATCGATCCCGGCCGCATGCGGACGATCTCCTACGGCAAGGAACGTCCGGTCGCGGTCTGTAATGACATCTCGTGCTGGTCGCAGAACCGCCGCGCCGTGACCGTGCTGAACGCCAGTTCGTAGGAACGTCGTTGAGAGCCCTTTGAAAACGGCGCCTGCGGGCGCCGTTTTTGTTTTGTCGGCCCTGTCGTCAGCCACATTTTTGGCGTACTGAAACCGACAATGTTGTTCGCGAAACCGCTTTATTCGCCGGGTCAAAATGTCATCCAGATTTCAAATTCTCGTCTGTGCGGTGCTCGCGTCCGCTCCCGTGTGGCTGTCTGCCGGCGCGTCCGCCCAGCAGGACATTGATCCTGAACTCCGCATCGAGCGGCTGGAAAACCAGCTGCGCACGCTGACCGGACAGAACGAGGAATTGCAGTACCGCAACCGCCAGCTCGAGGAGCAGTTGCGGGCGCTCCAGGGCGGACAACCGGCGCAGCCTGGTCAGGCCGCCGCGCCGCGACCCGTAGCGCCAAACGTCGCTGTCGCGCCGCAGCCTCAGCCCAATGCAGGGTATCAGCCAAATCCCGGTTATCAGCCGCCGCCCGCCAGCGGTCCGGCGCCTGCGGTAATTGCGGCGCCCGTCGCCAGCAGTGGTCGTCGTGGCGATGCTTTCGATCCGAGCAAGAACCCCAGTGCGCCGGGTGTGCCGCGCGCGCTCGGCGGAGGTCAGGCGCCGCTGGCCGAAGGTCCGATCGGTGCGCCGGGCGGCCGTGATGCAGGCGAACCGCTCGATCTGTCGAATGTCGGCAATTCGCGTGATCCCAACCGTGCGCCGGTCCAGCAACGCCCGGTGCTGCCGGCTCCGAACACGACGGCATCTCTCACAACGTTGCCGCCGTCGGCGACGCCGCGCGACGAGTTCGATCTCGGTATCGGCTACATCCAGCGCAAGGACTACGCGCTCGCCGAAGAGACGCTGCGGAATTTCGCCCAGAAATATCCGACCGATGCGCTGTTGCCGGATTCGCAATACTGGCTCGGCGAGAGCCTCTACCAGCGGCAGAAGTATCGCGACGCGGCCGAAGTGTTTCTTGGCGTGACCACGAAGTACGACACCTCGGCGAAAGCGCCGGACTCGCTGTTGCGTCTTGGCCAGTCGCTTGCGGCACTCAAGGAAAAGGAAGCCGCCTGCGCCGCGTTCGGTGAAATCACCCGGAAATATCCCCGTGCCTCGAACGGGGTGAAGCAGGGCGTCGGCCGCGAGCAAAAGCGCGTTGGCTGCTGAGGATAATCCGCCTTCAAGGGATGGAGTATTTTCGTCATGGCCGGGCGTCGTCCCGGCCATCCACGTCTTTGCAACGCCAGCAAGTAAGACGTGGATGCCCGCGACAAGCGCGGGCATGACGAGTTTATAAGTTTCGAAACGGCCCGAGCGACTTCGCACCGTTTTTGGGGCATGATCCCGCTAAACAAATCCGGACGTCCGGACGAATATCATGCCCAGGCCAGAAGAATCTCCCATCGTCAGCGCTGCCGAAGCCCGGAACCTGTTTTTCGAATGGAGGAGCGCGCCGGCGCTTGTGCTGGCGGTCTCCGGCGGTCCGGATTCGCTGGCCTTGATGTGGCTCGCCGCGCGCTGGCGGCGCGCGCTGAAAAAAGGTCCGCGTCTCGTTGCGGTCACGGTCGATCACGGCCTGCGCAAGGAGGCTGCGCGCGAGGCGCGCGACGTCAGGCAACTCGCCAAGGCGCTGGATGTCGAACACCGGACGCTGCGGTGGCGGGGCGAAAAGCCGAAAACCGGATTGCCGTCGGCGGCGCGAGAGGCGCGCTATCGATTGCTTGCGCGTGCCGCGCGGAGTTGCGGAGCATCGCATGTCTTCACCGCCCATACCCGGGACGATCAGGCCGAGACCGTCATCATGCGGCTGTCGCGCGGCAGCGGCATCGCCGGACTGGCGGCGATGGCGCGGCAATCGGATCGCGATGGCGTGGTTCTGGCGCGGCCATTTCTGGATGTGCCGAAGTCGCGGCTCGTCGCTACGCTCGCGAAAGCCGGCGTCGCGTTCGCCGACGATCCGACCAATCACGATCCGCGCTTCACGCGGCCGCGATTGCGCGCGCTGATGCCGGCGCTCGCGGCGGAAGGCGCCGATGCGCGCGGTCTGGTGCGTCTGGCGGCGCGTCTTGCCCGCGCCAATGCCGCGCTCGATGTCATGACCGACGGCGCGGAGCGGTATCTGGCCAGCATCGATGGAGTGAGTTCTGTGGCAGGGTTCGACCTCGCGGCGTTCTCGGCATTGACCGACGAAATCCGGGTGCGGCTCCTGATGCGCACGATCAACCGCGTCGGTCACGAAGGACCGGCCGAACTCGGCAAGGTCGAGGCGCTGCTGCAGGCGATGGATCAGGCTGTAACAGCGGGAAAGTCCGTCGTCGGGCGCATCCGGCTGAAGCAGACGCTGGCCGGTGCTGTCATCAGCATCCAGAGTAACCGTATCCAGATCGCGCCAGCGCCGCCGCGGGGCCGGCGCAAGGCTGGATTGCTTTAATAGGGCTGGTTTGCCTTAACCACTGTTGAAACAGCCGCGCCAAACCGCCCTTATTTCACCCGGAATGGCATTAAGATGCGTTAAATAGTCCCGCGAGGTTCCCTTGGCATCAGGGGGCCCCGCACCTAGATTGTAATGCAACCGGCACCGAAAACGTGTTGCAGACCCAAGACTTGTTAGAAGAACATCAGGCCGCGATCCATGCGGCCACGAAGGAAGCCCAATGAACGCCAATCTGCGCAATTTCGCCCTCTGGGTCATTATCGTCTTGCTGCTGTTGGCATTATTCACGCTTTTCCAGAATCCGGGACAGCGGACTGCCTCCCAGGACATTTCATTCTCCCAGTTGTTGACCGAGGTCGATCAGAACCGCGTCCGTGACGTGGTCATCCAGGGACCGGACATCAACGGCACCTTCACCAACGGCTCGACCTTCCACACCTATGCGCCGAGCGATCCGACGTTGGTCAAGCGCCTGTACGACGGCAAGGTGTCGATCACCGCCAAGCCGCCGGGCGACAACGTGCCGTGGTTCGTGTCGCTGCTGGTGTCATGGTTGCCGTTCATCGCGCTGATCGGCGTGTGGGTCTTCCTGTCGCGCCAGATGCAGGGCGGCGCAGGTAAGGCGATGGGCTTCGGCAAGTCCCGCGCCAAGATGCTGACCGAGGCGCATGGCCGCGTGACGTTCGAGGACGTCGCGGGTGTCGATGAGGCCAAGCAGGATCTGCAGGAAATCGTCGAATTCCTGCGCGATCCCGGAAAATATCAGCGCCTCGGCGGACGGATTCCGCGCGGCGTGCTGCTGGTCGGACCTCCGGGCACCGGCAAAACCTTGATCGCGCGCGCGGTCGCCGGCGAAGCCAACGTGCCGTTCTTTACCATCTCCGGTTCCGACTTCGTCGAAATGTTCGTCGGCGTCGGTGCATCCCGCGTCCGCGACATGTTCGAGCAGGCGAAGAAGAATGCGCCGTGCATCATCTTCATCGACGAAATCGACGCGGTCGGCCGTCATCGCGGCGCCGGCCTTGGCGGCGGTAACGACGAGCGCGAACAGACCCTCAACCAGTTGCTGGTCGAGATGGATGGCTTCGAAGCCAATGAGGGCGTGATCCTCATTGCCGCGACCAACCGTCCCGACGTGCTCGATCCTGCGCTGCTGCGTCCCGGCCGCTTCGACCGTCAGGTCGTGGTGCCGAATCCCGACGTCGTCGGCCGCGAGCAGATCCTCAAGGTTCACGTCCGCAAGGTGCCGTTGGCGCCGGACATCAACCTCAAGACCATCGCACGCGGCACGCCCGGTTTCTCCGGCGCGGACCTGATGAACCTCGTCAACGAAGCCGCATTGACCGCCGCGCGCCGCAACAAGCGCATGGTCACGCAATCCGAGTTCGAAGAGGCCAAGGACAAGGTGATGATGGGCGCGGAGCGCAAGTCGCTCGTCATGACCGAGGAAGAGAAGATGCTGACGGCCTATCACGAAGGCGGCCACGCCATCGTCGGCCTCAACGTCATCGCGACCGATCCGATCCACAAGGCGACCATCATTCCGCGCGGCCGTGCGCTCGGCATGGTGATGCAGTTGCCGGAGCGCGACAAGCTGTCGATGTCGCTCGAACAGATGACCTCGCGTCTCGCCATCATGATGGGTGGCCGCGTCGCGGAAGAACTGATCTTCGGCAAGGAGAAGGTGACGTCGGGTGCGTCGTCCGACATCGAGCAGGCCACACGGCTTGCCCGCATGATGGTGACGCGCTGGGGCCTGTCGGAAGAACTCGGCACCGTGTCCTATGGCGAAAACCAGGACGAGGTGTTCCTCGGCATGTCGGTGTCACGCACCCAGAATGCCTCCGAGGCGACCGTTCAGAAGATCGACAAGGAAATCCGCCGCTTCGTTGAAGAGGGTTACAAGGAAGCGACGCGCATTCTCACCGAGAAGCGCGCCGATCTCGAAACCCTCGCCAAGGGTCTGCTTGAGTTCGAGACCCTGTCGGGCGACGAGATCACGGATCTTTTGAACGGCAAGAAGCCGAACCGCGAATCGGTTCTGGAGCCGACCGGTCCGCGCACCTCGGCGGTGCCGCCTGCCGGCAAGCCGCGTCCGCGTCCGGATGCCGGCCTCGAGCCGCAGCCGCAGGCATAAAGAACGAGACGATACGTTTGAGAAAGGCCGGTTCGTGAACCGGCCTTTTTCTTTTCACTTATGTCCGCGCTCCGCGCGGTCTGCATGGGCTTTTGCAGTTGCCCCCTTATCCAACATAGGTGGCAGCCAGATTGCTTGACCCTTCGCCGCAATCGCCGCACGCAGAGAAAATCTTCTTGCGGATGAATCGATGACCACCCCGACGACTCCAGACCATTTTCATGCGCCGGCCTACTGGTCGCGCAACGCCATCATGCCGGGCATCGTCGCCATCGCACCGATGCTGCCGGGCACGCTCGCCTTCGGCATGGCGTTCGGCGCACTTTGCGCGCAGAAGAATTTCACCCTCACCGAAGTGCAGGTGATGATGGCCTTCGTCTATGGCGGGCTGTCGCAGTTCGTCGCGGTGTCATCCTGGCCGGATACGCTGACGGTGTCGTCGATCGCAACGCTGGCGCTGCTGACCCTGACCGTCAACATCCGCTTCGCCCTGATGAGCGCCAGTCTCCGCCCCTGGTTCGGCACGCTGCCGGCGTGGCAGTCCTATCCGTCGATGCTGCTGGTCACCGACGGCGGCTGGCTCGCCGCCACGCGCTATCGCAATCACGGCGGGGCCGACGCATCGTTCTTCGTCAGCGGCGGCGTCGTGCTTTACGTTCTCTGGTTTGTGTCGTCGCTGCCGGGATATCTGCTCGCCGGGCAATTGAGCGACCCGAAGAAATACGGCGTCGATCTCGTGGTGCCGGCGTTTTATGCGGCGATGCTGGTACCGGCCTGGAAAGGTCCGCGGCGAGCGATCCCGTGGGCGGTGTCGGGTGCGGTGGCGCTCGCCGTGCACTGGCTGATGCCGGGCTGGTGGTTCATCATTGCAGGCGCTGTGTCGGGTGCGATCTGCGCCGGATTGATGGACGACCCGCCCACCGGCGACACACAAGCCCCGCAACACGGCGAGGCTGCATGAGCGAGTTCATGCGCTCCGATGTGATGATCGCATTCGCCGTGATGACGGCGGTGACGGTCGCTTCGCGTCTCGGCGGCTACTGGCTGATGGGTTACGTCAACGTCACCCCGCGCGTGCGACGGATGCTGGATGCGCTGCCGGGCTCGATCATTGTCGCAGCATCGCTGCCGGTCGCGGTCAATGGCGGCGCGGTCGTCCTGTTTGCCATCGGCGCGGCCGTCGCAATCACCATTATCCGGCGCAATGAGTTCGTCGCGGTGATCACCGGCATGGCGGTAGCCGCGCTGGCACGAGCGCTGGGATTCAGCGGCTGAAATTTCCCAATTTTTGCTGCACTGCGAATTTGAATCTGGCTGCACCGAATCGCTTGTCTCCGCTTTTGAACTGGTGTTCACTTCTTTTTGGGAGACGAACGCCATCAATGGTTTACAGGCGAACTC is from Afipia massiliensis and encodes:
- a CDS encoding N-acyl amino acid synthase FeeM domain-containing protein is translated as MVSAVRTTGRSSERLSYPLEAVDYKLAETQADKEQVYRLRYRAYLREGTIEPNAAQMVQDQYDELPNSWNFGVYRDGVLMSSLRITVSSPEMPTCPSLGVFPDLLEPEIDKGRVLVDPTRFVADPDREARCPELPYITLRLAYMACEYFAADIGLASVRAEHQAFYRRVFLHKSISEPRDYPSLTKPICLMAVDYPAMRERVYERYPYFRSSFFERRKLFERSQSPMEAAPVLTLPQFPFAQATIAPRA
- the pal gene encoding peptidoglycan-associated lipoprotein Pal; its protein translation is MKHQMRILQGLKLAAVLAVALSMGACANKTGVGGDAMASAAVPGSQQDFVVNVGDRVFFESDQTELSPQAIATLDKQAQWLQQYNRYAFTIEGHADERGTREYNIALGAKRAQSVRSFLASRGIDPGRMRTISYGKERPVAVCNDISCWSQNRRAVTVLNASS
- the ybgF gene encoding tol-pal system protein YbgF, whose protein sequence is MSSRFQILVCAVLASAPVWLSAGASAQQDIDPELRIERLENQLRTLTGQNEELQYRNRQLEEQLRALQGGQPAQPGQAAAPRPVAPNVAVAPQPQPNAGYQPNPGYQPPPASGPAPAVIAAPVASSGRRGDAFDPSKNPSAPGVPRALGGGQAPLAEGPIGAPGGRDAGEPLDLSNVGNSRDPNRAPVQQRPVLPAPNTTASLTTLPPSATPRDEFDLGIGYIQRKDYALAEETLRNFAQKYPTDALLPDSQYWLGESLYQRQKYRDAAEVFLGVTTKYDTSAKAPDSLLRLGQSLAALKEKEAACAAFGEITRKYPRASNGVKQGVGREQKRVGC
- the tilS gene encoding tRNA lysidine(34) synthetase TilS, with translation MPRPEESPIVSAAEARNLFFEWRSAPALVLAVSGGPDSLALMWLAARWRRALKKGPRLVAVTVDHGLRKEAAREARDVRQLAKALDVEHRTLRWRGEKPKTGLPSAAREARYRLLARAARSCGASHVFTAHTRDDQAETVIMRLSRGSGIAGLAAMARQSDRDGVVLARPFLDVPKSRLVATLAKAGVAFADDPTNHDPRFTRPRLRALMPALAAEGADARGLVRLAARLARANAALDVMTDGAERYLASIDGVSSVAGFDLAAFSALTDEIRVRLLMRTINRVGHEGPAELGKVEALLQAMDQAVTAGKSVVGRIRLKQTLAGAVISIQSNRIQIAPAPPRGRRKAGLL
- the ftsH gene encoding ATP-dependent zinc metalloprotease FtsH yields the protein MNANLRNFALWVIIVLLLLALFTLFQNPGQRTASQDISFSQLLTEVDQNRVRDVVIQGPDINGTFTNGSTFHTYAPSDPTLVKRLYDGKVSITAKPPGDNVPWFVSLLVSWLPFIALIGVWVFLSRQMQGGAGKAMGFGKSRAKMLTEAHGRVTFEDVAGVDEAKQDLQEIVEFLRDPGKYQRLGGRIPRGVLLVGPPGTGKTLIARAVAGEANVPFFTISGSDFVEMFVGVGASRVRDMFEQAKKNAPCIIFIDEIDAVGRHRGAGLGGGNDEREQTLNQLLVEMDGFEANEGVILIAATNRPDVLDPALLRPGRFDRQVVVPNPDVVGREQILKVHVRKVPLAPDINLKTIARGTPGFSGADLMNLVNEAALTAARRNKRMVTQSEFEEAKDKVMMGAERKSLVMTEEEKMLTAYHEGGHAIVGLNVIATDPIHKATIIPRGRALGMVMQLPERDKLSMSLEQMTSRLAIMMGGRVAEELIFGKEKVTSGASSDIEQATRLARMMVTRWGLSEELGTVSYGENQDEVFLGMSVSRTQNASEATVQKIDKEIRRFVEEGYKEATRILTEKRADLETLAKGLLEFETLSGDEITDLLNGKKPNRESVLEPTGPRTSAVPPAGKPRPRPDAGLEPQPQA
- a CDS encoding AzlC family ABC transporter permease, with translation MTTPTTPDHFHAPAYWSRNAIMPGIVAIAPMLPGTLAFGMAFGALCAQKNFTLTEVQVMMAFVYGGLSQFVAVSSWPDTLTVSSIATLALLTLTVNIRFALMSASLRPWFGTLPAWQSYPSMLLVTDGGWLAATRYRNHGGADASFFVSGGVVLYVLWFVSSLPGYLLAGQLSDPKKYGVDLVVPAFYAAMLVPAWKGPRRAIPWAVSGAVALAVHWLMPGWWFIIAGAVSGAICAGLMDDPPTGDTQAPQHGEAA
- a CDS encoding AzlD family protein, producing the protein MSEFMRSDVMIAFAVMTAVTVASRLGGYWLMGYVNVTPRVRRMLDALPGSIIVAASLPVAVNGGAVVLFAIGAAVAITIIRRNEFVAVITGMAVAALARALGFSG